The region AACTTCAAtcctttcctccccttctgtggATGAGTAAGTAACATGTGGGCCACAGCAATGCTGCAGCCCCTTCTACAATAATAGCATAGACGCAATGTAGTAAGCATGTAGCTTCTTATCATCTATGGGGAGAACGGTGTACATTACAAACTGAAATGaatttaactgtcatggctttcCTCACGTAGCCCTTGGAACTGGAGATCTATAAGCAATTGGGAATTTTGAGCGCAGATTCTCAGCAGCTTCTGAAAACTACCACTCACAGCATTCCTTAACAGGACCTGTGGCAGTTGCCTCCGTATGAAATGACTACAAATGTAAATCTGTTTCAAACTTGATAGATGTGGCATTGTTGCTGTCAAAGAACCCTGGAATTGTAGTTGCTGAAAGAAGGTGCAGAAAATGTTGTGGTAGAAATCCTTGGTTCTTTACAGATCTACGATTCCTGAGGTTACTTGAAGAGCAGTGTCCCCATCGCACATTTTGCTTTTCAGCTGCAAGCTTGAtaggaataaaaaaaaacaaagtcaTTAGAAAACAAAGATTCTCACTGGGTAATGCATACAATCATACTAGCAGCATCATGGAAAATAAAacgtttcctttttaaaaataaaaacacgtaTACACCAAAGCTCAAAAATTAAGAGGCTCTTGTAGAAACAGGCTTTGGGCCTCTCAAACCAAGAATGATTCACAGAAACACAGAGTTCATTCTCACTACACTCAATTCAGTGCTTGTGTGGTTTGGCTATATACAGATGATATTTCAGAGACCTGAAAAATGATACCAAGCAGATTTACTGCTTGTGGTATACATGTTCATTCTTCTAGCCTGCCACAGTGTCAGGGCAGAATGAATGTCAGTAACATTTCATTCAGCACCTGGGAAAAATCAAAGCAGGGTTCCCGAAGGGTCACTTATGAGTGGAAGTACAATACTTCTGGTTCAGtgacaatattaaaaacaaaccacTGTTAAAATCTCAGGGTAAATTACAgattgagggctcaatcctatccaattttccagctccagtgcagccacaatgcaggcccgtggtaagggaacacatgttcctataccaTAAGAAGTCCCcagggactgcccctccaccacaagatgcagcacacaccccactggcacaactgtgccagcactggaaaattggataggattgggccctgagacatttgctaccctgggaggctgctgcatttAGAAATGAGGAGAAACTCTCACATTAACAGCGCaatctaacttgcgctggaacaggcaggccggcaggcctgcactttatccagcacaagtttgggcctgactgaggctcagcccgaggcaaggggaaacttttccccttactctggtgagagccacagtggccccaatgtgttggcatccttcggtctcggaagactatggtgtcaagctctgaatggtggttctggaacagagtgtgctctccagtgcgcgaagcctgggtaaagtacgtatggaggataggctgttacccatgcagcaaatcccccctctccatgtcgctgaaatggtccaatggaaaggcagaggccaatacagttggttccagcggcgtcgagaggagttgccagaaacatggttgactgtgttcagccatgaactgcctcagggattctggctccggattttgccttgaggttgactcctgaagccttttccataactggatgtagccacaaggcagtggaggtttgggatcagagttttccttctctcagatgagctgccttcccaggctgacgagtcccatctacccggtggctgtttagtcgcctcttacgacaagtacagccaaactgagggcctattcttatcctcagcccccaggggatagggGGGATCCCCCAGGGGATTCTTATCAGGGGattcagcccccaggggattcttatccccagccccaatgggtctacttgaatttgGGCCACCTGAGAAGGTGGCGCAGATTCTagtagaatggagcagccaggagctgctccacACCACCTgcgaacaggggctaggatccagcataactgccagattctggccctgcctcctgctccctgctcgcTTGCGCACGGGCCCATCACCCGCCTTTCCAACGAACcaaaaacgcctcctccctgccctccacgcGCCACCCCCAGACCCCCGTGCTGACCAAGCTCGGCCGACATGGACCTACCTTTTCCTGCCGCCAGAGACTTTTGGCCTCCATAGGCTGGCACACGTTTGTGTACCAGCACAGCTTACTTccacggaggcacaaatgtgctttaaggcgcAAATGTGATCCAGGCAAGCTCCCGCAAAGATGTGCAGGGGTGGTGGAGGGGTGTAACATGGTGAGAAAGGGCAGTGatagggcagattgggcctgcgAGGGGAGTCGGATCAGTGGTGCTGCTATGGaactggttagaattgggctgtgaatcaactGATGGTCATGCAGGATCGATTGGCTTGACACTTGCATTTCAGCCTTCCTGCAGTGTTTAATGGCAAGACAACTCagatatttctattttttttttttttttttgccagctgaaTGCAGATATTGCATTCAGACCAGATGGCTGACAACAACCCACTGAGCCCACAATTGCTGACTAGCACAGGGGTGAGACAAAGAGGCACCAAACACCCCTTTCACAGCCACAGTGCAGGTGTaatgtagggttgccaactctgactgtaGCTATTTCctgagatttttctttttaacataaTATCGCATTgggaattcctggaggccctgttaaaatcttcaggattgcttttgGTAGTCACCTGGGCATTGATGTttattcctggagactccaggccagtcctggagggtCAGAAACCCTCGTGTAATGAGAAACTTGGAGAATGTGACCAAGCACGTTTTGACTCAAACGGGTAACTAGGAACTGCAAATAAGGGACCGAGAGCCAACTCCAGCCTCATCTGGGCATACTGGAACTTCCTCTTCCTAATCTGTTTGCCTATATCTTGATGACATTTGCTATGCTTGGAGCCTCAACATTCCTGTTGCTTTAATTTTGTGGTCTGCTCCTATGACAGCTGTAGAGTTGCCAAAAACAGCATCTCAGTGGAAGTAAGGAACAGATAAGAGAAGTTTTCCCCTTCTAAGGGGGACTTCCCACCTTCCTTCTTCTTCGCCCTCCTTGTTATCTCTTTATTCCGTCCTCAAGAGGAATGAATTCCtgacccttccctcccccttaacAGCCACTAGATGCCTCTTTGGGAACGTTACTGGATCCGCTCAGCTGCATTAGCTGAAGTGTTGCCCTTTCACGGATCCAGGCAAAAGGCCAGTGGCCTCCCACCCTTTGGGTGGTGAGGTTGCAAGCAGACCAGCATATTTACAAACACCGCTGCTCCACTTTGCAGCCACAGCAGCTGCTACTATGCCAGGGTGATGAGGGTGATCAGATCCATTACCAGACCCCTGACATCCACCATGCCAAAGCCTTTCCCTCACGCTCCCCTTCTTTGGTGAATGGATTTGAGCAGGTCTAATCAAGTTGATTGAAGCAGTCCAATGGTCCAGGTGGAGCTGTCCCCAAGGAACAGGAAAAGCAGCTGGTGCTGATGAATGTGTTCCTGATAATAACCGCACCTGTGCGAGAAGTCGAGGCCTGCAACTCCACCCTGATTTCTAAGAAATGAATTTTTCTGCGCAGTTGGTTTCCATTCAGCACACAATTCTGTATACTGTCAAATGTAAAAGGGCTTGGGAGGAAAGGGTTTTAGTGCTGAGTTTGTTGCAAAAAttgcactgtgccatggcacactagagcgtgcaggtgtgccgcaagagtttgggacatggtcatttgttagtagggccactgggagatgtgagcccctgctgtcaatgggtgtgccttgtcaattgtcaaaaaactgatggtgtgccttgacaattttagcgccttgttagtgtgccgtgagaggaaaaaggttgaaaatcactgatatatgGTAAGCTGCTGCTCCATTGTGCCTCCTACTGCCGTTTTCACTCTGGTCAGAGGCAGTCAGAAACTGTTTAACCATTTTCTGACTGCCTACCCCCTGTCCAAGGCTTCTTGAGGTAACCTAACAAGCCAAACAATTCAAATATTATTTGATTGTCAATATGAAGTATATCAAACATACATGAAGTAATCATTTAAACATTTTTCTAACATTTTCCCCCTTTGTGTTCCTTCTCCCTTGAAGTAAGTGAAATTAATAACTCTGaggtaagattttttttcttttcttattagCTTAAAACTACTGTATTGCCTTTAACTTTGTATTTAGGGATTTTTTTAAGGATTATCAAAATTCATTCTTAAATCAAAATTTTGGTTTTCAACTTCTGGAGCTTGTAGATTTGTGAAAAATTATGTCTCAGCTCAAGTTCCCTGAAATCTGAATGTAAATGATATCatgtttttgatttatttttctagCTCACATGTTTATAACAACCGAAAAACAGGCAAATGTGGTGACTACAGATCTACTAAGGGTAACTGAATGGATTCTCATATCTAGAAATGGAAACATCCTCACTTCTTTTCTTCAAACAGAGCCAAGGAGAAGCTTCTCACCTTCTTACCCCAAGAAGGAAAAAGTGATGAGGTAAATTAGTGTTACTGGCttatgggtagcccaatcctgagctgtccggtgTGAAAGGCTGttacagcgccaaaaatggctgctgcggcatcctaagCGCACCAGGCCTCTGTTGacagctccttggggcaaggggacacaaagcccaacatggggctctggatccaacGAAGCAGAAGTCTGCCAATCCCCCCCCTCTCccgcctcgctccctcccctgtcacaccttctccctgcctccccccacctggaatgcctccccccacacccccactcatctctctgccacctggtgcttCTCACGGAGCACCAGGCAGTGGTCTGCCGGCTTTCAACCAGGCTgccccagtgtgggcttgcactgggctagtgGTGATAGTTGCAGACGTGccctacagcatgtttgcgacagtgtgtacTGCTGCACATTaatcaggattgggttcttagagcTCCCCTGGTGAAGGAAACCTGAGTAAAATCAAAACAGCAGAGATGATCCAATGTTATACATGTTATCTATATGTTCAGAAGTATTCATGGTTAAAATCTCAGACTCCCTGTGAAATAGACAGGAGGGATATCTGGTAGGATACTGATGTATAAAAGCGTTAATCTGCTTCATGAAGATTTCCTGCCTAAAATCAGCTGTAAGAATGCCCATATTTGGACCTGCTGACAGAACTTCTGAGGGCAGATTATAAAAGGCAGAGACCTTTTGTATTGAGAGGGTCTCAGGGTCTCAGCCTGGCTAAGAACTTCTCAAGGCTAGATGGGTCCCAAGAGCTGATAACTCAGGGATTGGTCATTTAAAGGCTGTGCCAGGGTAAATTTAGTCATCACTGTAGGCTCTTGTGTGTGTTTGCCTTGCTAAATAATGCTCCTGTTCTGTTGATCGTACTTTGGTTTCCCACCTCCTTTATTCCACCTgcccccttcacacacacacacacacacacacacacacacacacacacacacacacacacacagccaaatGAACCCTCTTTAGACTTCAAGTGGACCTCTGAGAAATTTGTACAACATGAAGAGCCTACTCTCCTTTTCTGGCTCTCTACCTCAGCAGCAACTCTGGGATGAGACAGTGGAGAAAAGAACTGAAGCTGACACTGAGGGACTGTTTCCACCCTTGCCATTTTTCTCTGCAATTGACATTACTTGTTCACTAAAGGCCGCAACCCTAACTACTAATTaggttggtgcaagtcccttgcactggcccagaagggtcacacacaagctgtaaagcacatttacgcctCCTCATGTGTCagccaggctggcgcaaggatgcttgcaggtccaaggaggccgcatccagcctctgcgctgacgtGGAGACGAAAGGCTGtcctggccgagcttggctgacgcaggggtctggggagggcgaggaggaggcggggaggaggcaggagggaggtgttccaggatgtggggagggcgggtggagagTGTTCCAAGGATCAGGCAAGTGGGGAATGGAAGGCAGGACTGGGGcgcggcagttatgccagattctgaacctgttccctgagcagtacggagcggctccaagccactccgttctcctcagacttgtgtcacctcctgagatggcacagttTCCCATAGGGGCTGTGGTGGATTACCCACAgataagaggaagagtttccccttgcctccagctgagccgattctggccctaatcttgcactggatacaacacaggcctcctggcctgcctgttccagtgcaagataggattgcactgcacattatTATGGAAGATCCAGGCAAGATTGTTGCCAAGTTGTTGCATTCCAATACATTTGGCATgccttcctctcttttttttaagatCTGGTTTGGGGCAATTTGGAAACAATTGCAGTGTTCACTGTGGGAACTGGCAAAAATAGAGTGCCCAATAACTAACCCTTGCATTGAAACCAACCAGCATCCAAAACGTCGGAGTGCACTGGCACTCCTGGAGGGGGGACAAGACGCTAAGTTTTGCAACCTCCCCAAACATTGGTGTAAAGCGTCCTCTCCCCCTTACCTTCAGAGCTAGTCGCAGAGCCAAGAGTCAGTCACAGAGCCAGTCACTAGTTGTGGCTGCAACAGCAAAAGTGGACAGACTGTGCCTACCCAAAAGCAATGCGTGACTGCCCTTAAGTTGGGAGAGCTGTAAGTTGAATATCCTTAAGTAGGGACTACCTTTATAATCATACAGGCAGCTGCATTATTTATTAAGAAAGAAAATTCAAATGACGATGGCAGTATCATCTAACAACAGTAACAGAGTACTTTTATTAGGTATGTATTATTGGTTATTAAACATCACAAAGTAGTGAGCAGGTGTGTGAGTTTACTTCTCTTTTGCTGTACATCAAGCAAAAATTATAAATGGAGATGGGAAGAAAGAATGACGTTGGTGGGCATTAGGAAAAGCCTAACTCTGCAGTTTGGCATAATCTTTAAATGAAATGGAGGAGGTGTTAGTTTAATTAGGTTAGACAGTGCCTGGTGCAAAAACGATCTCAGCTTGCCTTGCTGAGCAAGGCATGATTAGGTGAAACAGCAACGGCTACTCTCCCTTTCAAATACAAATGCCAGCAGACTGGTATACATGGGCCCTGTGTAACACAGaaagcaggaggggaaaaaagagattaGATAGTACTCTAAAATATCTAAGGCACCATCACCTCCAGCCTTGCTAATGTCAGGGTTATTATTTGTGTGTTTTGGTGACATTTTAGTTGGGTGCAATAATCGTATTTTGCTACTGTTGCTGTTTGTATCTTAAATGTGGTTGCAAACATGTGCTTGTCACATTTACACTTTatatttttagaatgaaaaataACTTAGGTGAACACCAAAAAAGTGTGAAGTGGCCCTACATGGCTACTGCTCTAAATGAGTGTTAGTACTTGCATCAGCAAGTCCTCACGGCCGCACAGAAAGAAATGTGCTGATACAGGAATGCGTCATATGTGGATGACTTGCATGAATAAACTGAGTCTGGAATACAGTCTAGTAGTCTAGTGCAGATATACAACTATATACTATCTGCACTACCATTTTTCAGTTCCACTACAGCAATCAATTTTAATGGGTTCTTGCCCTACCAATCCTCAgctgcggacctccgcagccccacgccaggggcaaagctctgcttttgccccatctctctatggcaggcatgcaactgctaATCCTTTTCCCCTGCACACTGCAGTGTTCTCTCTTCTAACCATTAATGGGCTTTTAAGGGATTTTCAGAACtgctaaaaagggggggggaatccaaatgTGCACACTAACAGGTGGAATCCATGTTGTGTCctaagaaagtgaatcctgactacacaccactgaaatcaatgagacaactCAGTTGCAACTAtagtcccattcattttaataggactgacagcccaatcctgaacagatCTGGCTATCCAGATCTTTTTAAAATGAAGTACAGACAGAAAAGCATATTTGTGGAACTGCAAAATACTCAAAGACGCCTGTTTAATATTGTACAGGGGATGGAAATAATGAGCATTGGGTGTCTGGCCATGACGTAGATAGGGGAATGTGTACACTGTCTGCTAAAAGAGGGGTGTTAAAGAGGGGGTGGCATATAAAAGTAGATGATGAGAGATGGAAAAATAACTCAAAGGAAAGGACTTGTGAAGGGTTTGTCCAAAGGTCATTCATAGTACCAAAGGACATCCTGGTAGAGTCAGTATCTCTTTTATGAGGTACTAACTGGAGTGTGAAATACACGGAGCACTGCTAAAGACAGGACTGCTCATGAAAAATTTGGGACTGCTGTGTTGATAAAGAACTGTTGAACCACAGTTATATTGAATCAGAGCACTGGATTATTTAGCTCAGTATGGGGCATGGTAGCAGCCCCCTAGGATTTCAGCAAGGCGGTTTTCTCATTTTTCAGCTTTTATACACTTGATTCAAACTATTGCAAACTATTCCAAACGTTTGGGTGAAAAGGGCAAATCTTTAAATGAAATGcagtaagtttcaaagtagaaataagtggcagaaGAATAACAAAGTTTTGTTGTTGCTATATAGTCTTAGTGGGGTGTGAGTTTGGGGTTTGGTGTCATGACAATCTTCTGCACTTGCAAATTTACCACTGCACCACTGCCAAAATGTCTGTTTGTTTGGGGGGAATGTTGTACAACAATCAAATTGAAAGCATCTACATTTGAATTTCCACAAGCAAATTTGAATTAGGTGAAGTTGCTTAGCAACCCTTTCTCCCCCTACATAATTCACTTCAGTTCTATGCTTCAGTTGCCTTTAGTAGCTACTTCAGCTCTCCATGGCCGGTCAAGGTAGCTGAGTACTTGCCGAACAGTGCCACGCTTTGAGGGCTCCAGGGCTAAAAGACTCTGCAACATGGCGATAGCATCAGGTGAAAGTGGGCGCCAGTGAAATGGCAGGTCTTCATTCAGGCCTGACTCTTGCCATACCACAAAGTCATCAAAGAAGGAATCCTCCGGCAGCGTTTTCTCCCAGGGGAAGTAGCCAGTGAGCAAGCAGAAGATCAACACCCCCAGAGCCCAGGCATCTAGGCTGGCATCAATGGGCAGGCCCTGGGTGTCACCGGTGCCACGGCTCAACTCAGGTGCAGTGTAGGGGATGACCCCTGCCACAAGACGCAGCAGGGTGCCTTGGGGTCTCGTCAGACCAAAATCTGTAAGTTTGATGCAGTGACAATGGCGGTCAAAAAGCAGGATGTTCTCAGGCTTGACATCTCGGTACACAAGGCCCCGGCTATGGATGAAGTCCAGTGCACtcaccagctgttttgcacagagcTTGGCTGCTGGCTCAGGGATACCAGTCTAGTCAGAGAAGAGAGGGCGATAGTTTTTTACAGTGCTATACTTCCACAGAAGTCATCAAATATTTTTTCTATGTCCTGTCCTAAGCATGAAAGATCTTTTTTCTGCTTGACAGCTAAGGGACCAATTGCAATAGGCATTTAAATTGGGCTTTACTTTTTCTAAGAGTATTGGGGCCAAGCTAGATGTGACTAAGCACATCATTGACCTAacatgctttctttttttctgtaagTAGCACACATGGGGGCATGGGGAAtctgttctgaggctgcagtgggAGGAAGGGTGACTTTAACAGAGCAAATAGTATGTGTGCACCCACAATCCAGCTTGAAACAAAGGTAAAGGGTAGGGCTAAAGAGCCCTACCTCCATCTATGGTTCCAGTCCAGATGAGAAGACCCTCATGTGCTATTTACTGGGGGAGAAGGAAGCACACTAGGACCCGTGTCATGATAAATGttgtatctctgaatgccagatgcaaggaaatggCAACACAATACAGGTACATTttgagtgttccctgaggcatctggtaggccactgtgaggtacaggaagttggcttgatccagcaggccttatgtatctagtttggccctgtgtGTGATGCCACTACACACCAACCCACACTGTGATTGTTCAAAAGCTCATTCGGTAAGAAACTTCAAAATATCCATCCTCACTGCATTTCTTTAGCCCTTGgtcttgcttttttaaaactgtCATTCTTGTCCTCATGATATCAGAAAAGAGGCTGCATGTGTGTTGGCACAGTTCCTATATTAGAGTTTGATCTGGGGAAAACAGAGGACATGAGCACTGGCTGATGTGGGAAATTCAAGAATCTTTTCCTTGGCAAAGTGGTGATGTTGCATTCCACCCATGCCAGtggtatttccccccccccctctctacTAGCAGCATGTGAACTAGCCTGGTTGGCATAGCATGCATGCCTGGGTATGCCTTACCTTGGGCTTAATAATGGAAATGAGATCTCTGTGCAGAGCTGCCTCATACAGGAAGCCGTAGTGTTGGCTGGACTCTATGGCGATCCCAAACATGCCGATGATGGCAGGGTGTTCAGAGAGTGAGAGCGCCACGCAGTATTCATACAAGAAATTCTGCAGCTTGGTGCTAGCTTTAGGTAGCAGCTTAAGAGCCATCGGGGTCCCTGAGGGAGGCAGGAAAAGATACATGGATGAGACATAGAAAGTAGAGTCACTaggtttggtgtcatccagtGCAGTAACTCTTGGTTTCACCTCCATGGACCATGTCTGCCTGAATGTGCATGTGAATGGGCATGTGAATGCCCTGAAGCTCTGGGCACATTCGATCTGCCTGGTCAAGCATCTCCCATCCTCCCATTGGGTTCACCTGGCCTCACAGAGAGTGAATATGGAGGCTGGAAGGTCAGGTGAAaggacctgggctccagagacagATAGACCTGCGCTCACAAAGGGAAAATCTAATGGGGTGACCAAgtctactgggcaggtagacctggcttcTGGAACttttggtgtcaccctcccatgGTGTCAGCTGGTGCGGTCCACACACCCCAGTGATGCCAATGGACATAATTACTTCGACCACCGAAGGAAGGCTAAAATTGGGTACACATGATCCAAGACTCCAGATTACTTTGTTTAAAAATCTGAAAGTGAGAAACATTGGAATCTAACAAACATGTAATGAAAAGTCTCTTTCATAGTAGCAAATAGCAGCCTGCATGTGTGGCTTaggcctcaatcctaaccaactttccagctctgacataagggcaatgcagattcAAGGTAAGGAATGGATCTTTTGCCTGgatccataccttgaggaggcctccttgactgccccccaactgcaggttgcagcacatgccccactggcacagctatgccagtgctggaaagtgggttaggattgcacccttagtttacgTATGTGGGAGATCTTCCTTCACATACATAGGTTAGTTTTGGATTGAAGGAGGGAGCATTTGCTGTGGCAGCCAGAAAAGTATTCACTTGTGTCAATCCACACATACAACAGAATGGAAGGGTGTGGAAGTCCAAAGACGTTACTTGGGTTGGGAGGGTGGAGGTCAGCAACAGTACTCAAAGCATATCTATGCTTGCAAAATGGAAATGGGTGTGATTGTGTGTATGTTCAAATATGTACTATATCTACACTGTTATCCAAGGGCTACCAAGTTGGACTTTGCATTGGAAAACTTGGTTCGAGTCCAACCCATTCTATGGCTTCTTCACGCAAATTTGTATAAGTTACCTTTCTATCTGCTTTAGCtccctatgggcacaatcctaaccagttctactcagaagtaagtcctattttgttcaatggagcttactctcaggaaagtatggttatgattgcagcctatgacATGGAATTTATTGACTTATCTATGACATATGGAAACATTATTTTCAGTACTTCTGAATTCAAAATTTGAGAGGATCAGGCTTAATCATGATGGCTTGGAGGGCCATATGTCTCTGCATCCCTGAGCCCAAGACATACACAGTTATAAGAgctatttttttttgtcaaatGCCATTTTTTGTCATTAATTGTACGACTTGCAATCAAACAACTGAGGTCTAGCTCAGAAATGCATTTAAGTATTTGGTTTCTGCTTGAAATGGCCACTGACTTCAGCTTCTTGTCCACATCAagaaccagtggcataactaagggggttcatggggtagcagtttcaccgggcatccagctttaggggggcaacaaactgagtttgacactagtgaccaaaattgtgaaaatcttggtttgtatgaataataccaccatgttatatatcattggaaaggtaatttaatgcagagtgcaatgaaacaaactgcactggaatacctgtattctatcaaaagttatggccaattaaccagaaaatgaaaacacaacttgtTCCACaactggaacaaaaagtggatttgcttaa is a window of Tiliqua scincoides isolate rTilSci1 chromosome 5, rTilSci1.hap2, whole genome shotgun sequence DNA encoding:
- the LOC136653178 gene encoding serine/threonine-protein kinase SBK2-like; translation: MDLTLGMEAQALLEEMLQITAQSLVHMEVTEHYQVVKELGKGKYGQVVLVTHRQRGTPMALKLLPKASTKLQNFLYEYCVALSLSEHPAIIGMFGIAIESSQHYGFLYEAALHRDLISIIKPKTGIPEPAAKLCAKQLVSALDFIHSRGLVYRDVKPENILLFDRHCHCIKLTDFGLTRPQGTLLRLVAGVIPYTAPELSRGTGDTQGLPIDASLDAWALGVLIFCLLTGYFPWEKTLPEDSFFDDFVVWQESGLNEDLPFHWRPLSPDAIAMLQSLLALEPSKRGTVRQVLSYLDRPWRAEVATKGN